The DNA region TACTACAAGCTGGCGGACGTCATCGTGGTGCGCAAGGATTCACCCGAGCTGGCCGGCGCGGATGACCTCAAGGGCAAGGTCGTGGGCGTGCAGCTCGGCTCCGGCAGCGAGCAGTTAGTGGATAAGCTGGACGGGCTCAAGGAGATCAAGCGCTACAACTACAACCCCGAGGCGTTCCTGGACCTCAAGGCCGAGCGCATCGACGCCCTGGTGGTGGGCTACGCCTACGCCGTGAACCAGATCAAGCAGGACCCGGACACCTACAAGGTTACCGGCGCGCCCCTGGACGAGGCCGAGATCGTGATGGTGCTGCCTAAGGACTCCGAGGCGCTGACCGCCAGGCTCAACGAAGCACTGGCCGCCATCCGCGAGAACGGCGCCTATCAGGCCGCCTTGGATAAGTGGCTGACGGTGGAGTAGGGCCTGTCATTATAAAGAAAGATCTTGCTGCGTTTGTATGCCTCCGGCGGCCGGGGGAACAGTTCCCCCGGACCCCCAGAACGAGGTCAAGGGGCCACTGGCCCCTTGCAGGGTGGCCGAGGGGCAGCGCCCCTCGGAGCAGCGCTTAAATGCGTAATAGATTGATTTTATTTTGAAATCATGGATTTTCAGTTTGATATCCTGACCCGCGCCTCCGGCGATTTGCTGCTGGGGGCGTGGATCACCATCAAGATCAGCGTGCTGTCGTTTCTGCTGGCGCTGATCATCGGCTTCGTGGTGGGGGCGGCGCGGGCCAGGTCCGCCTTCTGGTCACGCATCACGGCGCCGTATGTGGAGATCTTCCGCGGCACACCGCTGCTCATCCAGCTTTTTTTCATCTACTACGGGCTGCCCACGGTGGGCATCAAGCTGGGCGGCATGACCGCCGCCTACGTGGGGCTGGGGTTGAACGGCGGGGCGTACATTGCGGAGATCATCCGCGGCGCGCTCCTGGGCGTGGAACCCGGGCAGGAGGAGGCCGCGCTCTCCACCGGCCTGACGCCTATCCAGGCGCTGCTCTATGTGCTTTTCCCCCAGGC from Oceanidesulfovibrio marinus includes:
- a CDS encoding ABC transporter substrate-binding protein; this encodes MFRRSVFMVVAAVVALLVAGGVCRAEDDSLSKVQDRGELIVGFAAHYPPFESKNESTGEFEGFDVDMGKAVAKELGVEAKFMDAEWQGLLGGLMTGDYDVLITCMSKSEARGKNVNFTDVYYKLADVIVVRKDSPELAGADDLKGKVVGVQLGSGSEQLVDKLDGLKEIKRYNYNPEAFLDLKAERIDALVVGYAYAVNQIKQDPDTYKVTGAPLDEAEIVMVLPKDSEALTARLNEALAAIRENGAYQAALDKWLTVE
- a CDS encoding amino acid ABC transporter permease; translation: MDFQFDILTRASGDLLLGAWITIKISVLSFLLALIIGFVVGAARARSAFWSRITAPYVEIFRGTPLLIQLFFIYYGLPTVGIKLGGMTAAYVGLGLNGGAYIAEIIRGALLGVEPGQEEAALSTGLTPIQALLYVLFPQALRTAVPPLVNSFSALLKDSSLVSVLAITELTRMGQLVYTRTFRPFEIYLAIGAIYLLMTYCVSWLSKFLEHRLSYGR